The following are encoded together in the Thunnus maccoyii chromosome 18, fThuMac1.1, whole genome shotgun sequence genome:
- the LOC121883567 gene encoding acid-sensing ion channel 2-like isoform X3, producing the protein MWAPAPEAWLGNEAFPVAVGALWAAMALEGRCLRRGSPVMIRKGRQRRPIKPTLAQVTSTLLSRTRLHGLRHVCVPGGSVGRRAFWLLALCTSLGLLLSWSSNRLLHWLSFPTHTRVHTEWAKELAFPVVTICNNNPIRLYKLTKSDLYFAGHWLGLLLANRTVRPMVLDLLQEDRRAWFRKLSDFRLFLPPRNFEGTNLEFMDRLSHQLDDMLLSCKYRGEPCGAHNFSSPITFDYLQNNQLMQLALLVATARE; encoded by the coding sequence ATGTGGGCCCCAGCCCCTGAGGCCTGGCTGGGAAATGAAGCCTTTCCCGTGGCTGTAGGAGCGCTGTGGGCAGCCATGGCCCTGGAGGGGCGCTGTCTCCGGCGGGGATCCCCAGTCATGATCAGAAAGGGTCGTCAGCGGCGTCCTATAAAGCCAACTCTGGCTCAGGTCACTTCCACTCTGCTGTCAAGGACACGCCTGCACGGCCTGAGGCATGTTTGCGTCCCTGGTGGCTCCGTGGGCCGCAGGGCCTTCTGGCTGCTGGCCCTCTGCACTTCCCTGGGGCTGCTTTTATCCTGGTCCTCCAACCGCCTTCTCCACTGGCTTTCCTTCCCCACACACACCCGTGTCCACACTGAGTGGGCCAAAGAACTTGCTTTCCCTGTAGTCACTATCTGCAACAACAACCCTATCCGCCTCTACAAACTCACCAAGAGCGACCTGTATTTCGCGGGCCACTGGCTGGGCCTGCTGCTGGCTAACCGGACAGTGAGGCCCATGGTTCTGGACTTGCTTCAGGAGGACCGTCGGGCCTGGTTCAGGAAGCTGTCGGACTTCAGGCTGTTTCTGCCACCAAGAAACTTTGAGGGAACCAACCTGGAGTTTATGGACAGACTGAGCCACCAACTGGATGACATGCTCCTCTCATGCAAATACAGAGGAGAGCCCTGCGGCGCTCACAACTTCTCTTCT
- the LOC121883567 gene encoding acid-sensing ion channel 2-like isoform X2 yields MWAPAPEAWLGNEAFPVAVGALWAAMALEGRCLRRGSPVMIRKGRQRRPIKPTLAQVTSTLLSRTRLHGLRHVCVPGGSVGRRAFWLLALCTSLGLLLSWSSNRLLHWLSFPTHTRVHTEWAKELAFPVVTICNNNPIRLYKLTKSDLYFAGHWLGLLLANRTVRPMVLDLLQEDRRAWFRKLSDFRLFLPPRNFEGTNLEFMDRLSHQLDDMLLSCKYRGEPCGAHNFSSISALFLPAALVTAVMYTARCFRLETSTSHHS; encoded by the exons ATGTGGGCCCCAGCCCCTGAGGCCTGGCTGGGAAATGAAGCCTTTCCCGTGGCTGTAGGAGCGCTGTGGGCAGCCATGGCCCTGGAGGGGCGCTGTCTCCGGCGGGGATCCCCAGTCATGATCAGAAAGGGTCGTCAGCGGCGTCCTATAAAGCCAACTCTGGCTCAGGTCACTTCCACTCTGCTGTCAAGGACACGCCTGCACGGCCTGAGGCATGTTTGCGTCCCTGGTGGCTCCGTGGGCCGCAGGGCCTTCTGGCTGCTGGCCCTCTGCACTTCCCTGGGGCTGCTTTTATCCTGGTCCTCCAACCGCCTTCTCCACTGGCTTTCCTTCCCCACACACACCCGTGTCCACACTGAGTGGGCCAAAGAACTTGCTTTCCCTGTAGTCACTATCTGCAACAACAACCCTATCCGCCTCTACAAACTCACCAAGAGCGACCTGTATTTCGCGGGCCACTGGCTGGGCCTGCTGCTGGCTAACCGGACAGTGAGGCCCATGGTTCTGGACTTGCTTCAGGAGGACCGTCGGGCCTGGTTCAGGAAGCTGTCGGACTTCAGGCTGTTTCTGCCACCAAGAAACTTTGAGGGAACCAACCTGGAGTTTATGGACAGACTGAGCCACCAACTGGATGACATGCTCCTCTCATGCAAATACAGAGGAGAGCCCTGCGGCGCTCACAACTTCTCTTCT atatctgctttatttttaccCGCTGCGCTAGTCACAGCCGTGATGTATACAGCCCGCTGCTTTCGACTCGAGACGAGCACGTCACATCACAGCTAA